One genomic window of Oncorhynchus kisutch isolate 150728-3 linkage group LG24, Okis_V2, whole genome shotgun sequence includes the following:
- the LOC109868955 gene encoding G-protein coupled receptor 37-like 1, whose protein sequence is MIPSISLVVLLTVWASDAKKIPQTNSASLEKDMLNLDIQVIQSHGYDNEDVKGLEWDKHHKRAPRGADNEDTGAGEPQSTFSRSYVNEFTSPRATQFSSSTLETGANTASTLETGANTDSTLETGANKDSTLETGANTDSTLETGANKDSTLETGANTDSTLETEANTDSTLETGANTASTLGTGANTDSILETGANTDSTLETGANTDSTLDTGANTDSNLNTRANTDSTLDTGANTDSTLDTRATGANTDVDQGNSSTTGRWITNIHNPLYPVTDSSYTAYAVMFLSLVVFSVGIIGNLAVMCIVWHNYYMRSTWNYILASLAFWDFLVLCFCLPVVVFNELTNKRLLGDISCRAVPYMEVTSLGVTSFSLCALGIDRFNSTTCSQPKIRRVESCQSILAKLLVIWLGSMVLAAPELLLWQLSQAVSPATGAVVDSCTMNPTSNLPESIYTLVINYHECRMWWYFGCYFCLPVVFTLLCQLATCHVSHDGIPRRLEEGSPSKKQKIQHSQQVERQLNCTVMALAVVYGVCALPENVCNIVLAYTAMPISDDTATLLALINQFSLFFKSSVTPVLLLCLCKSLSQAFMDCCCCCCEECQPSGSHSPGTEAKLKSTNEMSSSIFFDKAKDSSTILSISASS, encoded by the exons ATGATTCCCTCTATTTCACTGGTGGTACTATTGACTGTGTGGGCTTCCGATGCGAAAAAAATTCCACAGACAAACAGTGCATCTCTTGAAAAAGATATGTTAAATCTCGACATTCAAGTCATTCAAAGCCATGGTTATGACAATGAGGATGTGAAAGGACTGGAATGGGACAAGCACCACAAGAGAGCACCGCGGGGTGCAGACAACGAGGACACAGGCGCAGGTGAACCTCAGTCTACCTTCTCACGGTCTTATGTGAACGAGTTCACCTCACCCAGAGCTACCCAGTTCTCTAGCTCAACCCTGGAAACTGGGGccaacacagcctcaaccctggaAACTGGGGCCAACACAGACTCAACCCTGGAAACTGGGGCCAACAAAGACTCAACCCTGGAAACTGGGGCCAACACAGACTCAACCCTGGAAACTGGGGCCAACAAAGACTCAACCCTGGAAACTGGGGCCAACACAGACTCAACCCTGGAAACTGAGGCCAACACAGACTCAACCCTGGAAACTGGGGccaacacagcctcaaccctgggAACTGGGGCCAACACAGACTCAATCCTGGAAACTGGGGCCAACACAGACTCAACTCTGGAAACTGGGGCCAACACAGACTCAACCCTGGATACTGGGGCCAACACAGACTCAAATCTGAACACTAGGGCCAACACAGACTCAACCCTGGACACTGGGGCCAACACAGACTCAACCCTGGACACTAGGGCCACTGGGGCCAACACAGACGTGGATCAGGGCAACAGCAGCACTACAGGAAGGTGGATCACCAACATCCACAACCCTCTGTACCCAGTGACTGACAGTTCTTACACTGCCTACGCTGTCATGTTCCTGTCCCTGGTGGTGTTCTCTGTGGGGATTATAGGGAACCTGGCTGTGATGTGCATCGTCTGGCACAACTACTACATGAGGAGTACCTGGAACTACATCCTGGCCAGCCTGGCTTTTTGGGACTTCCTGGTGCTCTGCTTCTGTTTACCTGTGGTGGTCTTCAATGAGCTCACCAATAAGAGGCTGCTGGGGGACATCTCATGCAGAGCGGTACCATATATGGAG GTGACCTCCCTAGGGGTGACATCCTTCAGCCTGTGTGCCCTGGGTATAGACCGCTTCAACTCTACCACCTGCTCCCAGCCCAAAATCCGTCGAGTGGAGAGCTGCCAGTCCATCCTGGCCAAGCTGCTGGTCATATGGCTGGGCTCCATGGTGCTGGCGGCACCAGAGCTGCTCCTGTGGCAGCTCAGCCAGGCCGTGTCTCCAGCCACAGGGGCTGTGGTGGACTCCTGCACCATGAACCCCACCTCCAACCTCCCCGAGTCCATCTACACCCTGGTCATCAACTACCACGAGTGCCGCATGTGGTGGTACTTTGGTTGCTACTTCTGCCTGCCCGTGGTCTTCACCCTGCTGTGCCAGCTGGCCACCTGCCACGTGTCCCATGACGGTATCCCCCGGCGCCTGGAGGAAGGTTCCCCCTCCAAGAAGCAGAAGATACAACACAGTCAGCAGGTGGAACGCCAGCTCAACTGCACCGTGATGGCCCTGGCCGTGGTCTACGGCGTCTGCGCCCTGCCGGAGAACGTGTGCAACATCGTCCTGGCCTACACCGCCATGCCCATCTCTGACGACACCGCCACCCTACTGGCCCTCATCAACCAGTTCTCCCTGTTCTTCAAGTCGTCGGTGACGCCGGTGCTGCTGCTGTGCCTCTGTAAGTCTCTGAGCCAGGCCTTCATggactgttgctgctgctgctgtgagGAGTGCCAACCCAGTGGCTCCCATTCCCCTGGCACCGAGGCCAAACTCAAGAGCACCAACGAGATGTCCTCCTCCATCTTCTTTGACAAAGCCAAGGACAGCTCCACCATCCTGTCGATCAGCGCGTCCAGCTGA